The Rissa tridactyla isolate bRisTri1 chromosome 6, bRisTri1.patW.cur.20221130, whole genome shotgun sequence genome includes a region encoding these proteins:
- the HES1 gene encoding transcription factor HES-1: MPADLMEKSSASPVAATPASVNATPDKPKTAAEHRKSSKPIMEKRRRARINESLGQLKTLILDALKKDSSRHSKLEKADILEMTVKHLRSLQRAQMTAALSTDPTVLGKYRAGFSECMNEVTRFLSTCEGVNAEVRTRLLGHLASCMTQINAMNYPAPPPPPPLPPAAAFGPPLVPPGSGAGPLPGMPCKPGADAAKVYGGFQLLPASDGQFAFLIPSTAFAPGGAVLPLYGGPPTAATAASPPGPPPGTADSVWRPW; encoded by the exons ATGCCGGCCGACCTGATGGAGAAGAGCAGCGCCTCGCCGGTGGCCGCCACCCCGGCCAGCGTCAACGCGACGCCCGACAAGCCTAAGACGGCGGCGGAGCACCGGAAG TCCTCCAAGCCAATCATGGAGAAGCGGCGGCGGGCGCGCATCAACGAGAGCCTGGGGCAGCTGAAGACGCTCATCCTGGACGCGCTGAAGAAGGAT AGCTCGCGGCACTCCAAGCTGGAGAAGGCTGACATCCTGGAGATGACCGTCAAGCACCTGCGAAGCCTCCAGAGAGCTCAGATGACCG CCGCGCTGAGCACAGACCCCACGGTGCTAGGGAAGTACCGTGCCGGCTTCAGCGAGTGCATGAACGAGGTGACGCGGTTCCTCTCCACCTGCGAGGGTGTCAACGCTGAGGTGCGCACCCGGCTCCTGGGCCACCTGGCCAGCTGCATGACCCAGATCAACGCCATGAACTACCCtgcgccccccccgccaccaccactgCCGCCCGCTGCAGCCTTTGGGCCACCCCTGGTGCCACCGGGCAGTGGCGCGGGGCCACTCCCAGGCATGCCCTGCAAACCAGGCGCCGACGCAGCCAAGGTTTATGgtggcttccagctgctgcctgcctccGATGGGCAATTCGCCTTCCTCATCCCCAGCACCGCCTTTGCTCCCGGTGGTGCTGTGCTGCCCCTGTACGGTGGCCCACCCACAGCTGCCACCGCCGCCTCGCCGCCTGGCCCGCCACCCGGCACAGCTGACTCGGTGTGGAGACCCTGGTGA